The Oxyura jamaicensis isolate SHBP4307 breed ruddy duck chromosome 8, BPBGC_Ojam_1.0, whole genome shotgun sequence genome has a segment encoding these proteins:
- the GPR88 gene encoding probable G-protein coupled receptor 88, with protein sequence MPNASSWSASSPLLLLWEDSSGTRIFLSLLYAVLAISGTLSNVMVIYLVFSFKKLQTTSNAFIVNGCAADLSVCALWMPQEAVLGLLPPNSSSLRSAEYRLLRGGLLGLGLTVSLASHLLVAFNRYVLITKLPSVYQALYQRRHTGCMIGLSWALALLLLPLLPGLWTPGSAQQPPPRQPDGGSRYTALLLALAVLGQTALLLHCYLGIVRRVRGSAKRVSVLNFHLLHQLPFPAAPPPPRRAQRRLSSVSVLLLCCVFLLGTQPLVWVSLLAFFLRPAPAALQAASWLLLCSLSALNPLLYTWRSEEFRRAARSVLPRAEGSAAAPRHHAAATGPAAAAPPCPRRLASESPGGPAPAFRSAALRPVGPARPSMPPGRAVRRGRAAVSRPSPPLRPPSRPHAAGLEICRDW encoded by the exons ATGCCCAACGCCTCTTCCTGGAGTGCTAGCtcgccgctgctgctgctctgggaggaCTCCTCCGGGACCCGCATCTTCCTGTCGCTGCTCTATGCGGTCCTAGCTATCTCAGGGACCTTATCCAATGTGATGGTCATCTACCTAGTTTTCTCCTTCAAGAAGCTGCAGACAACCAGTAACGCCTTCATCGTCAACGGCTGCGCGGCCGACCTCAGCGTGTGCGCCCTGTGGATGCCCCaggaggcagtgctggggctgctgccccccaACTCCTCTTCCCTTCGCTCGGCCGAGTACCGCCTGCTCCGAGGGGGGCTCCTCGGCCTCGGCCTCACCGTCTCGCTGGCCTCTCACCTGCTGGTGGCCTTCAACAGGTACGTGCTCATCACCAAGCTGCCCAGCGTTTACCAGGCCCTCTACCAGCGGAGGCACACGGGCTGCATGATCGGGCTCTCCTGGGCCCtcgccctgctcctgctcccgcTGCTGCCCGGGCTCTGGACGCCGGGCTCGGCCCAGCAGCCGCCCCCGCGGCAGCCGGACGGCGGCTCCCGCTACACCGCGCTGCTCCTCGCCCTGGCCGTGCTGGGCCAGACGGCGCTGCTGCTCCACTGCTACCTCGGCATCGTGCGGCGGGTGCGGGGCAGCGCCAAGCGGGTCAGCGTCCTCAACTTCCACCTCCTGCACCAGCTGCccttccccgccgccccgccgccgccccgccgcgcccaGCGCCGCCTCAGCAGCGTctcggtgctgctgctctgctgcgtCTTCCTGCTGGGCACCCAGCCCCTCGTCTGGGTCAGCCTGCTGGCCTTCTTCCTGCGCCCGGCGCCGGCGGCGCTGCAGGCcgccagctggctgctgctctgctcgcTCTCGGCCCTCAACCCGCTGCTCTACACGTGGCGCAGCGAGGAGTTCCGACGGGCGGCGCGCTCCGTCCTGCCCCGCGCCGAgggctccgccgccgccccgcggcACCACGCCGCCGCcaccggccccgccgccgccgctccgcccTGCCC GCGCCGCCTCGCGTCCGAGAGCCCGGGCGGCCCCGCTCCGGCCTTTCGCAGCGCCGCGCTGCGCCCCGTTGGCCCCGCTCGCCCCTCGATGCCCCCGGGCAGAGCCGTGAGGCGAGGCCGGGCGGCGGTCTCCCGCCCTTCGCCGCCCCTCAGGCCGCCGTCCCGGCCCCACGCGGCGGGTTTGGAAATCTGCCGTGACTGGTAA